Proteins encoded within one genomic window of bacterium:
- a CDS encoding S41 family peptidase — MKLEKIVLLIIALLCGSAFAQLEKPVQQAILGVRRPAISADGAKVAFVYHGDIWIASTSGGRAVRLTDNIEQDTLPIFSPDGKWIVFTSMRTGNYDIFVVPSIGGTPRQITFSSNYEMAYDWSPDGRFILFNGMREEPGWALFETDVKSLQFHKRGTDYKGIGYPSYSPDGKQAVYCRKGFPWYRPRYRGSGATEMWTMDLATGKRHQITGANCQYLWPKFMPNGETILCVATGQATPSSRSMTAAPVKFTDNPDRTPNLWLFNQRGKGKRLTSFVGEAVRFPSVARKTGDVVFEYGDGIWLLKKGEDKPKKITLYASLDDKINEIRRETYTGGANEAEISPDGTTVAFCAHDDIWTVPVEKPKKSHNPDDATRLTDYVGYDGDICWSKDGKKLYFVSDREGPLSLFEMDVASKQIKRLVKREVDVFQLRLSPDGKQLVFWIMDHGLYMMPVEGGEPTMLVDYPGVGGWAINSFEYSFSPDMQWLAYSMSKDGSPTDLRIKPVKGGEAINVTKLNAANSQIAWSPDGKYLFFISDRNGSGAYVLPLQKEDALAEDVEMKFEAPKDVKFNIDFNNTERRIRKLTWISSEGDITIGSDGTFYFLNGGNVCSATYDWKTVTPLMGGGGVQSMSLMQDGKRIFMLRWGSPQILTLGPNSISPVTFSANWEVDRRTERHAAFSQFWRTFNRSFYDPNFHGRDWAELRKHYEPLIDTVGTNREFCDLLSMMVGELDASHTEFTPTGNSPSSPATPMLGFFFDYSYAGPGIRIREVPDGAPGSFAKTKLNAGEYVMAINDKDVRLDEYLFKTLNNYWGKDLELLVNKTPEKKGARTVIYRALGTGANDFDYNEREPKLREMVDKKSAGRIGYAAVPMMMPENLEEFQHEFYEYSYGKDAVIIDFRWDGGGMVGDTLTNWLTTKPLSFTSVRRSKPSNVPGNSFDKPMVVLINEWTMSNAEIVAYNLKQSGATLVGMPTPGYVIWTGNSRLVDGTGIRIPGIGAYRRDGSNMEDNGQKPDIMVDIPSTDWEANRDPQLDVAIDVLMKKIKK, encoded by the coding sequence ATGAAACTTGAGAAGATCGTTCTTTTAATAATTGCGCTTCTTTGTGGGAGCGCTTTTGCTCAATTGGAGAAACCGGTTCAGCAGGCCATTTTGGGAGTGCGGAGGCCGGCGATTAGCGCGGATGGGGCGAAAGTGGCTTTTGTTTATCACGGGGATATCTGGATAGCTTCAACTAGCGGAGGTCGTGCGGTTCGGCTTACTGACAATATCGAACAAGATACGCTGCCGATCTTTTCTCCTGATGGCAAATGGATTGTTTTCACCTCGATGCGAACTGGCAACTATGATATATTTGTCGTCCCTTCAATTGGCGGAACGCCTCGGCAAATTACTTTTAGCAGCAATTATGAAATGGCTTATGACTGGTCGCCTGATGGGCGATTTATTCTTTTTAATGGTATGCGCGAAGAACCGGGGTGGGCTCTTTTTGAGACGGATGTAAAATCGCTTCAATTCCATAAGCGCGGGACTGATTACAAAGGGATCGGATATCCTTCTTACTCGCCTGATGGAAAGCAAGCTGTTTATTGCCGCAAAGGCTTTCCCTGGTATCGTCCGCGATATCGTGGCTCGGGCGCTACTGAAATGTGGACGATGGATTTAGCAACGGGTAAAAGACATCAGATCACCGGCGCCAACTGCCAATACCTGTGGCCTAAGTTCATGCCGAATGGCGAAACGATTCTCTGCGTTGCCACCGGCCAAGCCACCCCTAGTTCAAGAAGCATGACGGCGGCTCCGGTTAAGTTTACTGATAATCCGGATCGAACACCAAACTTATGGCTATTTAACCAACGTGGAAAGGGCAAGCGGCTCACTAGCTTTGTTGGAGAAGCAGTAAGGTTTCCGTCGGTTGCCCGTAAGACTGGCGATGTTGTATTCGAATACGGAGACGGAATCTGGTTACTTAAAAAGGGCGAAGATAAGCCGAAAAAAATTACTCTCTACGCTTCGTTAGATGATAAGATTAACGAGATTCGCCGTGAAACCTATACGGGCGGCGCTAATGAAGCTGAAATTTCCCCCGATGGCACAACCGTTGCATTCTGCGCGCATGATGATATTTGGACGGTACCCGTCGAAAAGCCAAAGAAAAGCCATAACCCTGATGATGCTACACGCCTTACCGATTACGTCGGCTATGACGGCGATATTTGTTGGTCGAAAGACGGCAAAAAGCTTTACTTTGTCTCCGATCGCGAAGGCCCGCTCAGCCTTTTTGAAATGGATGTGGCTTCCAAGCAAATTAAGCGTTTGGTGAAGCGTGAGGTGGATGTCTTCCAACTGCGCCTATCACCTGACGGTAAGCAGCTTGTTTTTTGGATTATGGATCACGGTCTTTATATGATGCCGGTTGAGGGTGGGGAGCCGACGATGCTTGTTGATTACCCCGGCGTTGGCGGTTGGGCGATAAATAGTTTCGAGTATTCATTTTCACCCGATATGCAGTGGCTAGCCTATAGCATGAGCAAGGATGGCTCGCCAACCGATCTGAGGATCAAACCCGTCAAAGGCGGCGAGGCCATTAATGTCACCAAGCTGAACGCCGCTAACAGTCAAATTGCATGGTCACCGGATGGGAAATATCTTTTCTTCATCAGCGATCGTAACGGATCCGGCGCCTATGTTCTGCCTCTTCAAAAAGAAGATGCTTTGGCTGAGGATGTCGAAATGAAGTTCGAAGCGCCTAAGGATGTGAAGTTCAATATTGATTTCAACAACACCGAGCGCCGAATTCGCAAACTGACGTGGATAAGCTCCGAAGGCGATATAACAATTGGGTCGGACGGCACTTTCTACTTTCTTAACGGGGGCAACGTCTGCTCGGCTACCTATGATTGGAAGACTGTCACCCCATTAATGGGCGGGGGTGGCGTTCAAAGCATGAGCCTGATGCAGGACGGCAAGCGGATTTTCATGCTTCGATGGGGTTCGCCGCAGATACTTACGCTCGGGCCGAATTCCATTTCTCCCGTCACTTTTTCAGCCAATTGGGAAGTCGATAGGCGAACCGAGCGTCATGCGGCTTTTAGCCAATTCTGGCGCACGTTCAACCGTTCTTTCTACGATCCCAACTTCCATGGCCGTGATTGGGCAGAACTACGAAAGCATTATGAACCGCTCATTGATACGGTCGGCACCAATCGTGAGTTTTGCGATCTCTTAAGCATGATGGTAGGCGAACTGGATGCTTCACACACTGAATTCACCCCAACCGGCAACTCGCCATCTTCACCCGCCACACCGATGTTGGGATTCTTCTTCGATTATAGCTATGCTGGCCCGGGCATTCGCATTCGAGAAGTGCCTGATGGAGCGCCGGGTTCTTTCGCCAAAACCAAGCTCAATGCGGGCGAATATGTGATGGCTATCAATGACAAGGATGTTCGCCTCGATGAATATCTTTTCAAAACACTTAATAATTATTGGGGCAAGGACCTCGAGCTTTTGGTCAATAAGACCCCTGAGAAGAAAGGCGCTCGAACGGTTATCTATCGCGCGCTTGGCACAGGCGCTAATGACTTTGATTATAATGAGCGCGAACCTAAGCTGCGTGAAATGGTCGATAAGAAGAGTGCGGGACGTATTGGCTACGCGGCAGTTCCTATGATGATGCCCGAAAATCTGGAAGAGTTCCAGCATGAGTTTTACGAATATTCTTATGGCAAAGATGCTGTCATAATAGACTTTCGCTGGGATGGCGGCGGGATGGTGGGGGATACGTTGACCAACTGGTTAACGACTAAGCCACTCTCGTTCACATCTGTTCGCCGAAGCAAGCCCAGTAACGTTCCGGGTAACTCATTCGACAAACCGATGGTGGTGCTCATCAATGAATGGACGATGTCAAACGCCGAGATAGTGGCTTACAACCTGAAACAGTCAGGCGCCACTCTTGTCGGAATGCCAACTCCAGGTTATGTTATTTGGACAGGCAATTCCCGCTTGGTTGACGGAACAGGAATCCGTATTCCCGGCATCGGAGCCTATCGTCGCGATGGGTCAAATATGGAAGACAACGGCCAAAAGCCCGACATCATGGTTGATATCCCTTCAACCGATTGGGAAGCCAACCGCGACCCTCAACTGGATGTCGCGATCGATGTATTGATGAAGAAAATTAAGAAGTAG
- a CDS encoding S41 family peptidase, with product MKLNKWLCVWVLTAIVVASTVGQVQPKTIIGPRMPTLSPDGKTVAFLYQGDIWRAPSAGGRAVRLTNDPALDCNPVFSPDGAWIAFCSWRGIRPNIFIIPSAGGDVRQLTYGGAVPSDWSPDGKSILFTATRDVPDSTIFEVNVKTSQLRKIISDFKGINFPSYSFDGSKVAFSRHGFQWYRFRYAGPSAAQVWTVDLKTNKRHEVTRGGVQHLYTRYMPDNKSVLCVTAGERTPTLNNLNEKPKKLVDSAKRTPNLWAFDAKGKGTQLTHFVGGTAKSPCIARKTGDIAFEYDGSLWVMKNGISKPVRLNIIASAETTPEIKTETIKNDVSEAHVSPDGKTVVFQSHLYLWSLPTSGAGEARKLTDYVGWNGDFCWSKDSRKIYFTSDREGALALYEMELQSLAVKKLLKRKGDIFRVSLTPDSKRLAFWVADEGFFTLPIEGGKPTRLIDYPTAGTSFGRDSETAVFSPNMQWLAFIGYGVFDDIDIRIMPANGGASVNVTKLNVKHSSPIWSPDGKYLFFLRDYDERGMFVLPLTKEDFAPSHADLKFEPLDSNAKFKIDFNEPDIRIRKHFEKPVVGAALGPDGMFYYIADKELWSVPYNGKQPKKLTSVKGVDGFELIPATRQALILKGSEMSVLNLDGGTVTPIPFTATIQKNSQLEHRASFYEFWRMLNRRLYDKNFHGRDWVALREKYEPMLEAVATPREFADLLMSMSGELDASHTGAKLKEGSDPPYASQLGFFYDYSYSGPGIRIKGVPEGSVGSFPKTKLNPGEYVLAINGKEVQLDESLYKILDELKGKDLVLTVNTRPDMNGARTVNYGPAGGGWDSYQEKVHRTRRLVDKLSKGRIAYVHIPSMDAGRASLLERQLFDYGIGKDAAIVDVRFNGGGYGAEKMAALFSTKPFGFYRARGAVVQNLPSPIWTKPVAVMINEFTFSDGEVFASVIRSDHIGALIGMPTAGYLIGMNGFGLRDGTFAGVGEDGMFHRDGTTVEGVGEPPDIQVDITPEEWEAGRDPQIEATVKHLLKTLDTGKKGKPLKAKG from the coding sequence ATGAAATTGAATAAGTGGTTGTGTGTGTGGGTACTGACTGCGATAGTTGTTGCTTCAACAGTTGGACAGGTTCAGCCAAAGACTATTATTGGCCCACGGATGCCGACTTTGAGTCCGGATGGGAAGACTGTGGCTTTTTTATATCAGGGTGATATTTGGAGAGCGCCTTCCGCCGGTGGTCGCGCGGTTCGGTTGACTAATGACCCTGCCCTTGACTGTAACCCTGTCTTTTCGCCCGATGGCGCTTGGATTGCGTTTTGTTCATGGCGGGGAATTCGTCCTAATATCTTCATCATTCCTTCCGCGGGTGGAGATGTTCGCCAACTCACTTATGGGGGAGCCGTTCCTTCCGATTGGTCACCAGATGGGAAATCGATTCTCTTTACTGCCACACGAGATGTGCCGGATTCGACCATCTTTGAAGTCAATGTAAAGACCTCGCAGTTGCGAAAGATTATTTCTGACTTCAAAGGCATCAACTTTCCCAGTTATTCATTTGATGGGAGCAAGGTGGCCTTTTCACGGCATGGCTTCCAGTGGTATCGGTTCCGATATGCCGGTCCGTCGGCTGCGCAAGTGTGGACTGTTGATCTTAAGACTAACAAGCGCCATGAGGTTACTCGCGGCGGTGTGCAGCACCTCTATACAAGGTATATGCCCGATAACAAATCAGTCCTTTGCGTCACTGCTGGTGAGCGCACCCCAACTCTTAATAACTTAAATGAAAAGCCCAAAAAACTCGTTGATTCAGCAAAAAGAACCCCTAATCTTTGGGCCTTTGATGCTAAAGGCAAAGGGACGCAGTTAACCCACTTTGTAGGAGGCACTGCCAAATCCCCTTGTATTGCCCGAAAGACCGGCGATATTGCCTTTGAGTATGATGGAAGTCTTTGGGTAATGAAAAATGGCATATCCAAACCGGTCAGACTCAATATTATTGCTTCTGCGGAAACAACCCCCGAAATCAAGACTGAAACCATCAAAAACGATGTCTCTGAAGCCCATGTTTCGCCGGATGGTAAGACCGTCGTGTTCCAATCACATTTATACTTATGGAGCTTGCCAACTTCCGGGGCTGGTGAGGCGAGGAAACTGACGGATTATGTTGGTTGGAATGGTGATTTTTGTTGGTCGAAAGATAGCCGAAAAATCTATTTTACCTCCGATCGCGAAGGGGCATTGGCGCTTTACGAAATGGAATTGCAATCCCTGGCGGTCAAAAAGCTGCTTAAGCGCAAGGGTGATATCTTCCGTGTAAGCTTGACCCCTGATAGCAAGCGTTTAGCTTTCTGGGTGGCGGATGAAGGGTTCTTTACACTGCCAATCGAAGGGGGCAAGCCAACGAGATTAATTGACTACCCTACTGCCGGCACCTCTTTTGGCAGAGATAGCGAGACTGCTGTCTTTTCGCCTAATATGCAGTGGCTGGCTTTTATCGGTTATGGTGTCTTCGATGATATAGATATTCGGATTATGCCGGCAAATGGTGGGGCTTCAGTCAATGTGACAAAGCTCAACGTGAAGCACTCCAGCCCTATTTGGTCACCTGACGGGAAGTATCTATTCTTCTTAAGGGATTATGATGAGCGGGGCATGTTCGTATTGCCTTTAACCAAAGAAGACTTCGCGCCAAGTCATGCAGATTTGAAATTCGAGCCTCTTGACTCCAACGCCAAGTTCAAGATTGATTTTAATGAGCCGGATATTCGAATTCGCAAACATTTTGAAAAACCAGTCGTAGGGGCGGCTCTTGGGCCGGATGGAATGTTCTATTATATCGCCGATAAAGAACTTTGGTCAGTACCCTATAACGGCAAGCAGCCAAAGAAACTGACCTCGGTTAAAGGGGTCGATGGCTTTGAATTAATCCCTGCCACCAGGCAAGCGTTGATTTTAAAAGGCAGCGAGATGAGTGTTTTGAACCTTGATGGTGGAACGGTGACGCCGATTCCGTTTACTGCCACTATTCAAAAGAACTCACAGCTCGAGCATAGAGCGTCATTTTATGAGTTTTGGCGCATGCTTAATCGGCGCCTTTACGATAAGAATTTTCATGGTCGTGATTGGGTTGCCCTGCGCGAGAAATACGAGCCTATGCTTGAAGCGGTTGCGACACCGCGCGAGTTTGCTGATCTGCTGATGTCGATGTCCGGTGAACTCGATGCCTCTCATACGGGCGCAAAGCTCAAAGAAGGTTCGGATCCACCTTACGCGTCTCAACTGGGTTTCTTTTATGATTACTCCTATTCCGGCCCGGGCATTCGTATAAAAGGGGTGCCGGAAGGCTCTGTCGGTTCTTTCCCGAAAACAAAGCTTAATCCCGGCGAATACGTGTTAGCAATTAATGGCAAAGAAGTTCAGCTTGATGAATCCTTATATAAGATTCTCGATGAGCTAAAAGGCAAAGATCTTGTCTTAACTGTGAATACCCGCCCAGATATGAACGGGGCGAGAACAGTCAATTACGGTCCTGCTGGCGGAGGTTGGGACTCATACCAAGAGAAAGTTCATCGTACTCGCCGGTTGGTTGATAAGCTGAGCAAAGGCAGAATTGCCTATGTGCATATCCCTTCGATGGATGCCGGAAGGGCATCGCTCTTGGAGCGTCAGTTGTTCGACTATGGGATTGGTAAGGATGCTGCGATCGTTGATGTGCGCTTTAATGGCGGTGGGTACGGGGCTGAAAAAATGGCGGCTCTTTTTTCAACGAAGCCATTTGGCTTCTATCGCGCACGCGGGGCAGTTGTACAGAATCTTCCTAGCCCTATTTGGACTAAACCTGTTGCGGTGATGATTAATGAATTTACTTTCTCTGACGGCGAAGTCTTTGCAAGCGTCATCAGATCCGATCACATCGGCGCCCTTATCGGAATGCCGACAGCGGGTTACCTCATCGGGATGAACGGTTTTGGCTTGCGTGATGGCACATTCGCCGGTGTTGGTGAGGACGGAATGTTTCACCGAGATGGCACCACCGTCGAAGGGGTTGGTGAGCCTCCCGATATCCAAGTTGACATCACTCCCGAAGAATGGGAAGCCGGCCGCGACCCCCAAATCGAAGCAACCGTGAAGCATCTCCTGAAGACATTGGATACGGGGAAGAAGGGCAAGCCTCTAAAGGCGAAAGGCTAA
- a CDS encoding S41 family peptidase, with translation MNFCKSFLLIFAFTFSLGYVFAQLDAPTPKPLIAPRRPAISPDGQSLAFVYSGDIWVVPISGGHAIRLTDNIEQDTLPVFSPDGQWIAFTSYRTGNADIFVIPVSGGTPRQISRAALSESASDWSPDGRWLIFSGQRDLPEPTLFQIDPKTLQFTKICGDYKALNYAAYSPDGKMVVYCRSGFPWNRPRYRGSASSVLWTIDLTTHKQHQLTNTDRQYLWPKFMPNGKSIVCVATGEPTPNGSRVESKIEKWVDNVQRTPNLWEFDLNGKGKRLTNFVGDYVKWPSVARATGDVVFEYGDGIWLLKKGAKEPIKLTIFAATDDKSNSLRRETLTNGVTEAHVSPDGKTMAFCAHGELWSVPIEKPKRRNPDDARRLTNYVGLDQDFCWSKDGKKIYFVSDREGSLSIFELDVETLAVKPLFKREGDIFDVRLTPDNKQLAFWVADEGLYLLPLEGGAAVKLIDIPGTGSWGGGGVSFSFSPDMRWVSYVAMLQRGPTDIWIKPIKGGEAINISKLNAFHGQVQWSPDGKYIFFQSSRSGQGIYVLPFQREEADEGEFEMKFEAPKDKNAVKYDIDFEDTDVRIRKLPTPNVSGNLTIGQDGTLYYISGKDVWSASYDGKDTKRLTNGQGVDSFQLMDDGKQMLLMKGDDMAMLNMSANNSVSSVTFSASFERDVRLERKAAFIQFWRGYNRTFYDRNFHGRDWDALRRKYEPLLDTVGTKREFADLLNMMVGELEASHSEVYAGNDGPVSYYGTPYLGFTYDYNYAGPGIRIKDVPQRAPGSYPKNKLNSGEYVMQVNGKDVRLDENLYSVINNMSGKDLTFLVNSKPDKNGARTVTYKALGGNWNGYLYINNLQKMRQKVDKRSGGKLAYIYIGAMMEGNMSTFELEFAEYTLGKEGAIIDIRGNGGGNIGDALTAWLSRKPYAYFGARGSYQDWPYRSWDKPTVLLIDERGMSDSELFTYNYRATGIGTIVGVPCPGYAIMTVENTLLDGTFSRMPGGGYYRRDGVSLENDGDKPDIYVERSAEDWENQRDPQLDTALDVLMKKIK, from the coding sequence ATGAACTTTTGTAAATCTTTTCTTTTAATTTTCGCTTTCACCTTTTCCTTAGGATATGTGTTCGCTCAACTCGATGCGCCCACCCCAAAGCCACTTATTGCTCCCCGCAGACCTGCCATCAGCCCTGATGGGCAATCCCTTGCGTTTGTTTATTCCGGCGATATTTGGGTTGTGCCGATTTCAGGCGGTCATGCGATTCGACTGACGGATAATATCGAGCAGGACACATTGCCCGTTTTTTCACCCGATGGACAGTGGATTGCCTTTACTTCTTATCGAACGGGGAATGCGGATATTTTCGTTATTCCCGTATCTGGAGGGACACCTCGACAAATCTCCCGCGCCGCTTTGTCGGAATCGGCTTCCGATTGGTCGCCGGATGGTCGCTGGCTCATATTTTCAGGTCAAAGAGACCTTCCTGAGCCTACTTTGTTTCAAATCGACCCAAAAACTCTCCAATTCACCAAAATCTGCGGTGATTATAAAGCTCTCAATTATGCGGCTTACTCACCTGATGGAAAGATGGTTGTTTATTGTCGAAGCGGTTTCCCTTGGAACCGGCCGCGTTATCGTGGTTCAGCATCAAGTGTGCTTTGGACAATTGATTTGACCACTCACAAACAGCATCAATTGACCAATACCGATCGCCAATATTTGTGGCCAAAGTTCATGCCCAACGGCAAATCAATCGTCTGCGTTGCCACCGGTGAGCCGACACCGAACGGTTCACGAGTGGAGAGCAAGATTGAAAAATGGGTTGATAACGTCCAACGCACGCCGAACCTGTGGGAATTCGACCTGAATGGCAAAGGTAAGCGCCTTACTAATTTTGTGGGCGATTATGTGAAATGGCCTTCAGTGGCGAGGGCGACGGGGGATGTTGTTTTTGAATATGGCGATGGCATCTGGCTTCTTAAAAAAGGCGCAAAGGAACCAATCAAGCTCACGATTTTTGCCGCTACGGATGATAAATCAAACTCGTTGCGCCGAGAAACACTTACTAATGGCGTTACTGAAGCGCATGTTTCACCAGACGGCAAAACGATGGCCTTTTGCGCGCATGGTGAACTGTGGAGTGTCCCGATTGAAAAACCAAAAAGGCGCAATCCGGATGATGCCAGACGCTTGACCAATTACGTCGGCCTCGACCAGGACTTCTGTTGGTCGAAAGACGGGAAGAAGATTTACTTCGTCTCCGACCGAGAAGGTTCTTTGAGCATATTTGAACTTGATGTTGAGACATTGGCGGTCAAACCTTTATTCAAGCGCGAGGGCGACATCTTCGACGTCAGACTCACTCCCGATAACAAACAGTTAGCTTTTTGGGTGGCCGATGAGGGACTTTATCTACTGCCTCTTGAAGGTGGAGCGGCAGTAAAGCTTATTGACATACCCGGAACTGGCAGTTGGGGTGGAGGCGGGGTTTCTTTCTCGTTCTCCCCGGATATGCGATGGGTTTCGTATGTGGCGATGCTCCAGCGGGGGCCGACTGATATCTGGATTAAACCGATTAAGGGCGGCGAGGCGATTAATATTTCGAAGCTGAATGCATTTCATGGTCAGGTTCAGTGGTCGCCGGACGGCAAGTATATCTTCTTCCAAAGCAGCCGAAGCGGTCAAGGCATTTATGTCTTGCCTTTCCAAAGAGAAGAAGCCGATGAAGGCGAGTTCGAAATGAAGTTTGAAGCGCCAAAAGATAAGAATGCAGTCAAGTATGATATTGACTTTGAAGATACGGATGTTCGTATCCGCAAACTTCCCACACCGAACGTAAGCGGCAACTTGACCATAGGACAGGACGGCACACTCTATTATATTTCAGGCAAAGACGTATGGTCAGCTTCTTATGATGGCAAAGATACCAAGCGCCTGACTAACGGTCAGGGAGTAGATAGCTTCCAATTGATGGATGACGGCAAGCAGATGCTGCTCATGAAGGGCGATGATATGGCGATGCTGAACATGAGCGCCAACAACTCGGTGAGCTCCGTAACGTTTTCGGCTAGCTTTGAACGTGATGTACGGCTCGAACGCAAGGCTGCGTTCATACAATTTTGGCGCGGCTATAATCGAACCTTTTACGACAGGAACTTCCATGGCCGCGATTGGGATGCCTTGAGGCGTAAATATGAGCCATTGCTCGATACTGTTGGTACAAAACGTGAATTCGCTGACTTGCTTAATATGATGGTCGGCGAATTGGAGGCCTCTCACAGCGAAGTCTATGCCGGCAATGATGGACCAGTTTCATACTACGGAACACCCTATCTTGGGTTTACTTATGATTACAATTATGCCGGACCGGGCATTCGAATTAAAGATGTGCCCCAGCGCGCGCCGGGTTCCTATCCGAAGAACAAGTTAAATTCAGGCGAGTATGTTATGCAGGTCAACGGCAAAGACGTTCGCCTGGATGAAAATTTGTACTCGGTCATCAATAACATGAGCGGCAAAGACTTAACTTTTTTGGTCAACAGCAAGCCCGATAAAAACGGGGCGCGCACGGTCACTTATAAAGCTCTTGGTGGGAATTGGAATGGGTATCTCTATATAAACAATCTTCAGAAAATGCGGCAGAAGGTCGATAAACGCAGCGGCGGCAAGCTTGCCTATATCTACATCGGTGCGATGATGGAAGGCAATATGTCCACGTTCGAACTAGAGTTTGCCGAATACACTTTAGGCAAGGAAGGCGCGATTATCGATATTCGTGGCAACGGCGGCGGCAATATCGGCGATGCCCTCACCGCTTGGCTTTCGAGGAAACCATATGCTTATTTCGGAGCACGCGGCTCCTATCAGGATTGGCCCTATCGGTCATGGGATAAACCAACAGTACTTCTTATTGACGAGCGCGGGATGTCCGATTCTGAACTGTTTACCTATAATTATCGAGCTACAGGGATTGGCACTATCGTAGGAGTTCCTTGCCCAGGATATGCCATTATGACGGTCGAAAACACGCTTCTCGACGGAACCTTCTCAAGAATGCCTGGCGGCGGTTACTATCGCCGAGACGGTGTCAGCCTTGAAAACGACGGCGATAAGCCCGACATCTACGTCGAACGCTCCGCCGAAGACTGGGAAAACCAACGCGACCCCCAATTGGATACAGCGTTGGATGTGTTGATGAAGAAGATTAAGTAG